A window from Azoarcus sp. DD4 encodes these proteins:
- the andAd gene encoding anthranilate 1,2-dioxygenase small subunit AndAd, whose translation MNTMERMALWFELHSLQERYVSVLDNDRLEEWPGLFTEDCEYAIIPRENADMGLPVGIMWCNNQRMLRDRVVSLRNANIFEAHSYRHMTSGLEISPVDADTVELKANYVVVQTRANGESQVYQAGRYEDRVVRTAEGWRYQKKRVIYDTSRVQTLLATPI comes from the coding sequence GGTTCGAACTCCACAGCCTGCAGGAACGCTACGTCAGCGTGCTCGACAACGACCGGCTGGAGGAATGGCCGGGGCTTTTCACCGAGGATTGCGAGTACGCCATCATCCCCCGCGAGAACGCCGACATGGGCCTGCCGGTGGGGATCATGTGGTGCAACAACCAGCGCATGCTGCGCGACCGCGTGGTGTCGCTGCGCAACGCCAACATCTTCGAAGCCCACAGCTATCGCCACATGACCTCCGGCCTGGAGATCAGCCCGGTCGATGCCGACACCGTGGAGCTGAAGGCCAACTACGTGGTGGTGCAGACCCGCGCCAACGGCGAATCGCAGGTCTACCAGGCCGGCCGCTACGAGGACCGCGTGGTGCGCACGGCGGAAGGCTGGCGCTACCAGAAGAAGCGTGTGATCTACGACACCTCGCGCGTGCAGACCCTGCTCGCGACGCCGATCTGA
- the andAb gene encoding anthranilate 1,2-dioxygenase ferredoxin subunit AndAb translates to MSDTSVIEWHDVGVPEDFPDNGSWPVVAGGVEVAVFRLGDELFGLRDLCSHGAAKLSDGYVENDCVECPLHQGLFDIRTGQHQCAPLTEPVKAFPVRVVAGRVQVAV, encoded by the coding sequence ATGAGCGACACCAGCGTCATCGAATGGCACGACGTCGGCGTGCCCGAGGATTTCCCCGACAACGGTTCCTGGCCGGTGGTGGCCGGCGGCGTCGAGGTGGCGGTGTTCCGCCTCGGCGACGAACTCTTCGGCCTGCGCGACCTGTGCTCGCACGGCGCGGCCAAGCTGTCCGACGGCTACGTGGAGAACGACTGCGTCGAATGCCCGCTGCATCAGGGGCTGTTCGACATCCGCACCGGCCAGCACCAGTGCGCGCCGCTGACCGAACCGGTGAAGGCGTTTCCGGTACGGGTGGTGGCGGGGCGGGTGCAGGTGGCGGTGTAG